Below is a window of Mucilaginibacter sp. PAMC 26640 DNA.
CCGCCACCAGGAAACGCAAGTTCTCATCGTCTTCAACCAGTGCTATTTTAATTTCTTTATTCATTTTCAATCAAATCAAAATTATAAAACGGGCTACATACCAGCAGGTATTTTACCGGGAGCAATTGTTATCAAATACTTTCCTAATGTTCCAGCGGCAATGTAACAATAAACGTAGAACCTTCATTAATTTTACTTGTAACAGCAATCGTTCCGTGCATATAGTTAACTAACTCTTTACAAAAGGCAAGGCCAAGGCCAACACTTCCGTTTTGATTATACTGATTCTCGATCCTGTAAAACTTTTTAAATACATCGCCTTGTTCTGCCTTAGCCATCCCTATGCCCTTATCAGCAAAGGAAAGTACAATGTTTCGCCTTTCTTGTTTTATGTGAATAAACAGTTCTTTTTTTCCCGGATGCGAATATTTATATGCGTTCTCCATCAAATTTTGAAAAACACTGCCCAGCAGAACAGGATCGCTATAAAATATTAGCGAAGGATCTACTATGCTATCAATTTTAAAATCAGGGTATTTGATTTTAAAGGTAACTATATAACCTTGCGTAAACTTTGGCAGATCAATCTTCTCCCTTTTAATCGTAATGGATCTGTTCTCCAGTTGTGTAAACGATAACAACTTGTTCATCAGCTCGTTCAGCTTATCCGCTTCCTCATCGAGGATCTTTCCGTAATGTTTGCGCTGCCGCTCGCTGAGTTCAGCATCTCCTTTTAGATTCGAACCCGCGATTTTGATAACACTTACCGGGGTTTTAAACTCATGGGTAAAGTTGTTAATAAAATCGTACTGGAGTTTAAAAACTTTAAGATTAACATTCAGGTTGCGATAGATCAGATAACTAATTAGCACAAGGAAAAAATAGATAAGCAGTAACATAGCGCCTATCGGCAAATATCGGCGATCTATCTCCTTATCCAAATGCTCGCGCGTAGAACTAAAGTATAACTTAAAGTTGGAGAATGCCCCGGGCAGCGCAGCTTCTGTTATCATCTTTTCTTTAGCCACATCAAGCGGGTCATAAACAACAGGCTGGATAGTCACCTCCTGGTAAAGCTCTTTGTGCGTATTTTCTACCGTTAAGAAATATGGGTCGAGTGAAAAGGTCATCATATTTTGCTTGCCAAAAGCATCCGACCGGCGGTTGCGCAACAAGGCACGGTAAATCTTGATATCTTCTCTCCTGGGGATGTTGAGGTAGCTTATCTTATCGGGAGTTACGTTGTAAAATGTTTTGAAGATCTCGTCTTGTGTGGGCAGGCGTGTGGTATCTGCTACACTTATAAAATTGCTGAATTTGACCGCCATTTGCTTAAAATCATCGGTGGCGGCAGCGGTCATATCCTTCATGCCCAAAACCTTTCCATGCTTAGGCTTATAGCGGTAAACTGATCTAACAAATATGCCTTCATTATCAATCGTGTCTTTCCCCGGGTTGCCTACCTGGATATCGTAAAACAGCACTTTACGAACAAAGGCATAGGAACTAAAAACGGTTGCAGAATAATTTGCAGCAGATGCCGAATCGAGAAAACCCTGGTATGAGGTGATCTCTGGGATCTTTATTTGAAAAAAGTCGTAATACGATTTTGTTGTTTGCTCCAACACCTCTATTTTTTTTGAGGCAAACTCATTCTCTACATATTTGGCAGTAAGCTTATATGATACAAAAATTGCGATCACCAGCGTTACCGTAATCAGCACAAGAAAGGCAGTTATCAGCGTAAAATTAGTGCGGTATACATTATTCCTCTTGGCCATCATCACAGGTTACCGTTTAACCTGCATATTGCTGTCCAGGAATTTTTCTATCTCGGCATACATTTGCAACCGGTTGTGGTCGCTGCGGAAAAAAGCACGCTCATTTTCTTTAAGGCGATAAATAACCGGCACATTACGTTTCTGTAATTCGCGCACAAACTGATTCAATTCGCTGATATTGGCGCGTGGATCCTTGGCTCCCTGGAAAATCAATAAAGGGCTTTTGATTTTGTCGGTATGAAAAACCGGCGATATGGCTCTAAGTTGTTCAGCATCTTTTTCAGGGTCTCCTATCATTTCATAGGTCATCTTTAAAAAGGGCTTAAAAAAGGGCGGGGCATCTTTCAAATAGGTAAAAAAGTTAATCACTCCATACTTTACTACAGCACAATTATATATATCTGGGTGAAAAGAAACGCCATACAAGGCAGAGAAGCCACCGAAACCACCACCGAAAATGGCGATTTTCTTTGGATTGGCAATTTTATTAGCAATCAGCCAATTCACGCCATCTGTAACATCATTTTGGATTTTGCCTCCTACCTGTTTAAATCCTTTTTGCCTAAATGCCTTACCGTATCCTGCCGAACCACGATAATTTACCTGGAATACCGCGTAACCACGGTTAGCCAGAAATTGAACCTCTGCATCATACCCCCAGGAATCACGACCCCAAATATTATCATGCGGCATTACTACTACCGGCAGGTTCTTTTTCTCTTTACCAAGTGGAACGGTTAAATAACCGTTGATAGTCAAACCGTCCGAAGCTTTGAAGCTTACTGGTTGCATTTGGCAAAGATCCCCGAGGAGTACTGTTGCATTAATATCACCCAATTTAGTCAGCTTGTCGCCGGCTGTTTCGTATAGGTAATAGCTCCCTGGGCTTTGATCTGCATAGGTATTGATGATGAATTTGCTCTCTGTACTATCGCGGTCAACAATATATAATTCTTCACCTTTAAGCTTATCGCCAAGTTTTTTATACAATATTTCTACATCGGCATTTAAAAAATGCTTCTGCGGTTTAGCCTCATCCCATGACGCCAATTCTAAAACGTGTTTAGTTTTAGAATATACCACATCCATAATATCCGCATTGGGGCTGGCATATATTATTTTAACTTCTTTACCTGTAAGGGCGTCAATTTCTACTACAGCTGTTTTATCCCTGTCTACGTTTGATAATGCATAAAAATCACTCCCTGTGCCGGTGAACGCTATAGGTTCTACCCTATCATTAAAATTGTTTGTGATAATAGGTTTAAATGGCACATTATCATCGGCCCGGTATAAAATTGTTT
It encodes the following:
- a CDS encoding two-component sensor histidine kinase, which gives rise to MAKRNNVYRTNFTLITAFLVLITVTLVIAIFVSYKLTAKYVENEFASKKIEVLEQTTKSYYDFFQIKIPEITSYQGFLDSASAANYSATVFSSYAFVRKVLFYDIQVGNPGKDTIDNEGIFVRSVYRYKPKHGKVLGMKDMTAAATDDFKQMAVKFSNFISVADTTRLPTQDEIFKTFYNVTPDKISYLNIPRREDIKIYRALLRNRRSDAFGKQNMMTFSLDPYFLTVENTHKELYQEVTIQPVVYDPLDVAKEKMITEAALPGAFSNFKLYFSSTREHLDKEIDRRYLPIGAMLLLIYFFLVLISYLIYRNLNVNLKVFKLQYDFINNFTHEFKTPVSVIKIAGSNLKGDAELSERQRKHYGKILDEEADKLNELMNKLLSFTQLENRSITIKREKIDLPKFTQGYIVTFKIKYPDFKIDSIVDPSLIFYSDPVLLGSVFQNLMENAYKYSHPGKKELFIHIKQERRNIVLSFADKGIGMAKAEQGDVFKKFYRIENQYNQNGSVGLGLAFCKELVNYMHGTIAVTSKINEGSTFIVTLPLEH